One segment of Pontibacter akesuensis DNA contains the following:
- a CDS encoding TIGR00341 family protein yields MLFRAFRKLLSNVFNIQHQTDEPGTIREINDKIPIRGNNTWMLICSAMLASIGLDTGSGAVIIGAMLISPLMSPILGVGLSVGINDREMLVDSLKNLALAAAAGLVVSTFYFSITPLGEPTNELLARTQPTLLDVLVAIFGGVAGIISISRSDRSNAIPGVAIATALMPPLCTAGYGLAVGRMDFFFGGFYLFFINAVFISLSTYMIVKYLHFHTKDYVDKAKQQRVARIMVVMLVIVLLPSVYFLYNVYIGVKTKKQIESLVIADFISRNNEVLKWEVQDNDSLKYIKIYSVGKQVDEQLVQQYNSVLQENSLPKYRVKLVQLDVSPEEVEQIAYDITHNLTQDMLKTMELQKIQEQRSDSLRRQKALYSSGAATQDLKLLFPEIQRVQVGDMITTSNPAKPDTITLVMLDWEKAEAPEATAKMSARNRETAQKLREAQIKAYERRIGSYLSAKLRRDSVQVVSTY; encoded by the coding sequence ATGCTGTTTCGAGCCTTCAGAAAGCTACTGAGTAACGTCTTTAACATTCAACATCAAACGGATGAGCCGGGCACCATCCGGGAGATAAACGATAAAATCCCTATCAGGGGAAACAACACCTGGATGCTGATTTGCTCGGCTATGCTCGCCTCCATCGGCCTCGATACCGGCTCAGGCGCGGTGATTATCGGCGCCATGCTTATCTCTCCGCTCATGTCGCCCATACTTGGCGTAGGACTGTCAGTTGGCATCAACGACCGCGAGATGCTGGTCGACTCCTTAAAGAACCTGGCCCTTGCGGCCGCTGCCGGTTTGGTGGTGAGCACCTTCTACTTCAGCATCACACCGCTTGGCGAGCCGACGAACGAGCTACTGGCGCGCACCCAACCTACCTTACTGGATGTGCTGGTGGCTATTTTTGGTGGCGTAGCCGGCATTATCTCCATCTCCCGCTCCGACAGGTCAAATGCCATTCCAGGGGTTGCCATCGCCACCGCTTTAATGCCCCCGCTCTGTACCGCGGGCTATGGCCTGGCTGTGGGAAGGATGGATTTCTTTTTCGGTGGCTTTTACCTGTTCTTCATAAACGCTGTTTTCATCAGTCTCTCTACCTATATGATCGTGAAGTACCTTCACTTCCATACCAAAGACTATGTTGACAAGGCAAAGCAACAGCGGGTGGCGCGCATCATGGTGGTGATGCTGGTAATCGTGCTGCTTCCGAGCGTATACTTCCTTTACAATGTATACATAGGCGTGAAGACGAAAAAACAAATTGAGAGCCTGGTGATCGCCGACTTCATCAGCCGTAACAATGAAGTGCTGAAATGGGAGGTGCAGGACAATGACTCCCTCAAATACATCAAAATATACAGTGTAGGCAAGCAGGTGGATGAGCAACTGGTGCAGCAGTACAATAGCGTGCTGCAGGAGAATAGCCTGCCAAAGTACAGAGTAAAGCTGGTGCAACTAGATGTGTCACCGGAGGAGGTAGAGCAGATCGCCTATGATATAACGCACAACCTGACCCAAGACATGCTGAAGACCATGGAGCTGCAGAAAATACAGGAACAGCGCTCAGACAGTTTGCGCAGGCAAAAAGCGCTGTACAGCTCAGGTGCTGCCACACAGGACTTAAAGCTGCTGTTCCCGGAGATACAGCGGGTGCAGGTGGGAGACATGATAACCACCTCCAACCCAGCCAAGCCAGATACCATTACCCTGGTGATGCTGGACTGGGAAAAGGCCGAAGCACCGGAGGCGACAGCAAAGATGAGCGCCAGAAACAGAGAGACGGCACAAAAACTTCGCGAAGCACAAATAAAGGCTTATGAGCGACGTATAGGCAGCTATTTAAGTGCAAAGCTCAGGCGCGATTCTGTTCAGGTTGTTTCAACTTATTAA
- a CDS encoding M1 family metallopeptidase, giving the protein MTTEQTALDNVAVDVHSFANPAEAVAKHLDLNIDVKFDRKILSGTAAYRIENKTGTNQIIFDTRGLNIEKVFLGDQMEETTFELGEEKEFLGRPLVVKIKPDTKKVTIQYTTSPNAAALQWLNPQQTAGKQHPFLFTQSQAILARTWIPIQDSPGIRITYNATVKVPKELLAVMSAENPVEKNATGTYTFEMKQPIPSYLMALSVGDLVFSEVGPQTGIYAEPATIQAAAYEFAEMDKMLQAAEQIYGKYRWDQYDLLVLPPSFPFGGMENPRLTFVTPTVLAKDRSLTSLIAHELAHSWSGNLVTNATWNDFWLNEGFTVYFERRIMEQLYGKDYANMLQVLGYQDLTNTLNDIGADSEDTRLKLDLEGRDPDEGLTDIAYEKGNFFLRHIENTVGREKFDAFINNYFNTFAFQSIESETFLDFLRKELIKGDEELAKEINIEGWVYSPGIPEGFVAPTSTRFAKVEEAFQSWKGGKPAAQLNTKEWSSHEWLHFIRLLPEQMSQQQLAELDKAFNFTNSGNSEVLAAWFIHAINNNYTTADKALETFLTNVGRRKFLVPIYKALISTPEGKKKALAIYANARPNYHAVSTVTLDELLK; this is encoded by the coding sequence ATGACAACAGAACAAACCGCCCTGGACAATGTAGCGGTAGATGTTCACAGCTTTGCCAATCCTGCAGAGGCGGTGGCCAAACACCTGGACCTGAACATTGACGTTAAATTTGATCGGAAGATATTAAGCGGAACCGCCGCTTACCGCATCGAAAACAAGACAGGGACAAACCAGATTATTTTTGACACCCGGGGCTTAAACATTGAGAAGGTTTTTCTGGGGGATCAGATGGAAGAGACGACTTTTGAGTTGGGAGAGGAAAAAGAATTCCTGGGGCGCCCGCTGGTCGTTAAAATCAAACCTGACACTAAAAAAGTAACCATACAGTATACCACCTCCCCTAATGCCGCGGCCCTGCAGTGGCTCAACCCGCAGCAAACAGCGGGCAAGCAGCACCCGTTCTTATTCACTCAGTCTCAAGCCATACTTGCCCGTACCTGGATTCCGATTCAGGATAGCCCGGGCATCCGCATTACCTACAATGCCACCGTAAAGGTGCCGAAAGAGCTTCTGGCTGTAATGAGTGCCGAAAACCCGGTGGAGAAAAACGCCACGGGCACCTATACCTTCGAGATGAAGCAACCGATACCGTCTTACCTGATGGCGTTGTCCGTTGGTGACCTGGTGTTCAGCGAGGTGGGGCCTCAGACAGGTATTTACGCCGAGCCTGCCACCATTCAAGCCGCCGCCTACGAGTTTGCCGAGATGGATAAAATGCTGCAGGCCGCCGAACAAATCTATGGCAAGTATAGATGGGACCAGTACGACCTGCTGGTGCTGCCGCCATCGTTTCCTTTCGGTGGCATGGAAAACCCGCGCCTTACCTTTGTAACCCCTACCGTGCTGGCCAAAGACCGCTCACTCACCAGCCTGATCGCCCATGAGCTGGCACACAGCTGGAGTGGCAACTTAGTGACTAATGCTACCTGGAACGACTTCTGGCTAAACGAAGGCTTCACCGTATACTTCGAGCGCCGCATTATGGAGCAACTGTACGGAAAAGATTACGCCAACATGCTGCAGGTGCTCGGCTACCAGGACCTGACCAACACGCTGAACGACATTGGCGCGGACAGTGAAGATACCCGCCTGAAGCTGGACCTAGAAGGGCGCGATCCTGATGAAGGGTTGACTGATATTGCTTATGAAAAAGGAAACTTCTTTCTGCGCCACATCGAAAATACCGTGGGGCGTGAGAAATTTGATGCTTTCATAAACAACTACTTTAATACTTTTGCCTTTCAAAGTATAGAGTCAGAAACGTTTCTGGATTTCCTGCGCAAGGAGCTGATTAAAGGCGATGAAGAGCTGGCAAAGGAAATCAACATCGAAGGGTGGGTATACTCTCCTGGGATTCCGGAAGGCTTTGTGGCGCCAACAAGCACCCGTTTCGCTAAAGTGGAAGAGGCTTTCCAGAGCTGGAAGGGTGGCAAACCAGCCGCACAGTTAAACACAAAAGAATGGTCGAGCCACGAGTGGCTGCACTTTATACGCCTGCTCCCTGAGCAGATGAGCCAGCAGCAATTAGCCGAGCTGGACAAGGCATTCAACTTTACCAACTCCGGAAACTCAGAAGTGCTGGCTGCCTGGTTCATACACGCCATCAACAACAACTACACCACCGCAGATAAAGCCCTCGAAACGTTCCTGACAAATGTGGGACGCCGTAAATTCCTGGTGCCTATTTACAAGGCATTGATTTCTACGCCGGAGGGAAAGAAGAAAGCACTTGCTATATATGCCAATGCGCGGCCGAATTACCATGCTGTATCTACCGTTACGCTGGATGAACTCCTGAAATAG
- a CDS encoding YciE/YciF ferroxidase family protein produces MKLNNLKDLMIHELKDIYNAEQQITKALPKMMEATSSDKLKKAFQDHLNVTEKQIERLDKVFETIGEKSSGEKCKAMEGIIKEAESMMSERADASVMDAALIACAQRVEHYEIAAYGTACTYAKQLGMDDVLKQLKMTLDEEKKTDELLTQIAEQSINIKAQK; encoded by the coding sequence ATGAAACTAAACAACTTAAAGGATCTGATGATCCACGAACTAAAAGATATTTATAACGCTGAGCAGCAGATCACGAAGGCACTTCCGAAGATGATGGAAGCCACTTCTTCTGATAAGCTGAAGAAGGCATTTCAAGATCACCTGAACGTAACCGAAAAGCAGATAGAGCGCCTTGACAAGGTGTTTGAAACAATAGGAGAAAAGTCTTCAGGCGAGAAGTGCAAGGCCATGGAAGGCATCATTAAAGAGGCGGAATCAATGATGAGCGAGCGCGCTGATGCAAGCGTGATGGATGCCGCTTTGATTGCCTGCGCACAGCGTGTGGAGCACTATGAGATCGCCGCTTATGGTACGGCCTGTACTTATGCCAAGCAGTTGGGTATGGATGACGTGCTGAAGCAGCTGAAGATGACGCTGGACGAAGAAAAGAAAACAGACGAATTGCTGACCCAGATTGCTGAGCAGTCTATTAACATAAAGGCTCAGAAGTAA
- a CDS encoding DUF2254 domain-containing protein, with amino-acid sequence MERITSRFKFAYSYIINSIGFYPSIISLFFFGLSLFMLYMEANGLSKSFKDKLPFMIITDEATARLILSSITTGIISLTVFSFTMVMLVLNQASANFTPRVIPGLISYKSNQRVLGLYLGTLIYTLVIMVNIHADYYSIPLPGFSIFLAMCFTILCLSFFVYFIHSISQSIQIESILESIYHVTSDRLNDEIAKDKGTGIPGVFDTDKTWHPLKSPQTGYIQNMDRGAVLEICSEYNVALYFEQPLGAFLVEGVPFARTDKPIDDMDGFTDKLFAHVDFFREERPSVNYLFGFKHITESAVKALSPGINDPGTAIKAIDYLTALFSLRMRLTDEKVLYDKKGKARIRFEHETFGNLYAMCLGPIRLYGKGSSVIVIRLLYLLHSLLYKVQSRPHLKPILYREALMLLHDADKEISNPGDRLQINHQVKQLNARQILDKELPLLNVSL; translated from the coding sequence ATGGAAAGAATTACGAGCCGGTTTAAATTTGCCTATAGCTACATCATTAATAGCATAGGTTTCTACCCCTCCATTATATCACTGTTCTTTTTTGGGCTATCGCTCTTTATGCTATACATGGAGGCGAATGGCTTAAGCAAGAGCTTTAAAGACAAACTGCCCTTCATGATCATCACCGATGAGGCGACGGCACGGCTGATTCTTAGCTCGATCACCACAGGAATTATTTCCCTAACGGTATTTAGCTTTACAATGGTGATGCTGGTGCTGAACCAGGCAAGCGCCAATTTTACCCCACGGGTTATTCCGGGCCTCATTTCCTACAAATCTAACCAGCGTGTGCTGGGTTTATACTTGGGCACCCTGATCTACACGCTCGTGATCATGGTGAACATCCACGCGGATTATTACAGTATTCCGTTGCCCGGTTTTTCGATTTTCCTGGCGATGTGCTTTACCATATTGTGCTTAAGCTTCTTTGTCTACTTCATTCATTCCATTTCCCAATCGATCCAGATTGAAAGTATACTGGAGAGTATTTATCACGTTACTTCAGACAGGCTTAACGACGAAATTGCCAAAGACAAAGGAACAGGTATACCAGGCGTGTTCGACACAGACAAAACGTGGCACCCGCTTAAAAGCCCGCAGACAGGTTACATTCAGAACATGGACCGGGGAGCCGTGCTGGAGATTTGCAGTGAATATAATGTGGCGCTATATTTCGAACAGCCCCTGGGGGCATTTTTAGTGGAAGGAGTGCCCTTTGCCCGCACGGATAAACCCATAGATGACATGGATGGCTTTACCGATAAGCTATTTGCCCATGTAGATTTTTTCCGGGAAGAGCGGCCAAGCGTTAATTACCTGTTTGGGTTTAAGCATATAACTGAAAGTGCGGTAAAAGCGCTGAGCCCCGGCATTAACGACCCCGGCACGGCCATCAAAGCAATCGATTACCTGACGGCACTGTTCTCGCTGCGAATGCGCCTGACGGACGAAAAGGTGCTGTACGACAAGAAGGGCAAAGCACGCATACGGTTTGAGCACGAAACGTTTGGCAACCTGTACGCCATGTGCCTCGGCCCGATACGCCTGTATGGCAAGGGCAGCAGTGTAATTGTGATACGGTTGCTCTACTTGCTGCACAGTTTGCTTTACAAGGTGCAGTCGCGGCCACACCTGAAGCCTATACTTTACAGGGAGGCGCTAATGCTCCTGCACGATGCCGACAAGGAAATTTCAAACCCGGGTGACCGGCTGCAGATTAACCATCAGGTAAAACAGCTAAACGCGCGGCAGATTTTAGATAAAGAATTGCCGCTGCTAAACGTGTCACTTTAG
- a CDS encoding DUF3127 domain-containing protein, whose amino-acid sequence MSFDIQGKLYEIFEEQQISDKFKKREFVLEIPDGSYTQYCKFQLTQDKCNLLDTYKNGDEVKVTFNLSGKPFTKNGQTMYFTNLQAWRLESAAAGQAGAPAGSQQQDAPSFYSSDADIDLPF is encoded by the coding sequence ATGTCTTTTGATATCCAAGGTAAGCTGTACGAGATCTTTGAAGAGCAACAGATCAGTGACAAATTCAAGAAGCGCGAGTTTGTGCTGGAGATTCCGGATGGCTCATACACACAGTACTGCAAATTTCAGCTGACGCAGGACAAGTGCAACCTGCTTGACACCTACAAGAACGGCGATGAAGTGAAAGTAACATTTAACCTTTCCGGCAAGCCTTTCACCAAAAACGGCCAGACCATGTACTTTACCAACCTGCAGGCATGGCGTTTAGAGTCGGCAGCTGCCGGACAGGCGGGTGCGCCAGCAGGCTCCCAGCAGCAGGATGCCCCTTCTTTCTATAGCAGCGACGCTGACATCGACTTGCCTTTCTAA
- a CDS encoding isoaspartyl peptidase/L-asparaginase family protein: MKNIAIALHGGAGTIEKKSLSPEQDKAFRAALKQAVEEGHQVLARGGNALDAVELAVTLLEDSPLFNAGKGAVFTKEGKHEMDAAIMCGRTLEAGAVAGVRNIKNPIQLCRSIMEHSDHVMLSGYGAEEFALNHGLDFAPESYFFNKFRYEQWSEVRDTNIYQLDHTVHTDEKFGTVGAVALDAAGNIAAATSTGGMTNKRYNRIGDTPIIGAGTYANNATCAVSCTGHGEYFMRAVVAYDVSCLMEYKGLSLQEACEAVVNRKLVKFGGEGGLVAIAPNGDVAMPFNSEGMYRAKKAGEQQAFVAIYKDEQV, from the coding sequence ATGAAAAACATAGCCATAGCCCTGCATGGAGGAGCCGGTACCATTGAGAAAAAATCCCTTTCACCTGAACAGGACAAGGCTTTTCGGGCTGCGCTGAAACAAGCTGTTGAGGAGGGGCACCAGGTGCTGGCAAGAGGCGGCAACGCCCTCGATGCAGTAGAGTTGGCGGTGACACTGCTGGAAGACTCCCCTCTTTTCAATGCCGGCAAAGGCGCCGTGTTTACGAAGGAAGGAAAGCACGAAATGGACGCGGCTATTATGTGTGGGCGTACGCTGGAAGCCGGGGCGGTAGCTGGTGTGCGTAACATCAAAAACCCGATACAATTGTGCCGAAGCATCATGGAGCACTCCGACCACGTGATGCTGAGTGGGTACGGTGCTGAGGAGTTTGCGCTGAACCACGGCTTGGATTTCGCCCCTGAGTCCTATTTCTTTAATAAGTTCCGGTATGAGCAGTGGAGCGAAGTGCGCGACACGAATATTTACCAGTTAGACCACACCGTGCACACTGACGAAAAGTTCGGTACAGTTGGTGCCGTAGCCCTGGACGCCGCGGGAAACATAGCCGCGGCCACCTCTACGGGAGGCATGACGAACAAACGCTACAACCGTATTGGCGATACACCCATCATCGGGGCGGGTACGTACGCGAACAACGCCACCTGTGCTGTGTCGTGCACCGGCCATGGGGAGTATTTTATGCGCGCTGTGGTAGCCTATGATGTTTCCTGCCTCATGGAATACAAAGGGCTTTCGCTACAGGAGGCTTGTGAAGCGGTAGTTAACCGGAAGCTGGTTAAGTTTGGTGGAGAAGGCGGCCTTGTTGCCATCGCGCCCAACGGTGACGTGGCAATGCCCTTTAATTCCGAGGGAATGTATCGCGCAAAGAAAGCAGGGGAGCAGCAAGCCTTTGTGGCCATCTACAAAGACGAGCAAGTATAA
- a CDS encoding plastocyanin/azurin family copper-binding protein, whose product MRKKYSYLLLLPVMLLACNQPEAEDSSTKEMNIPTDSSSVASAPIASETDTTLQKKQELTLRALGNTLDEIRYDTDTLEVEPGAFVKLTFVNEGTDMPMVHNVVFTEPGKYKQVALAAEEVGASGNYVPNSPAVIASSPMALPGQTVELEFTAPLKKGYYSFVCTYPDHWHKMHGVLEVK is encoded by the coding sequence ATGAGAAAAAAATATAGTTACCTGCTGCTGCTACCGGTAATGCTTTTGGCTTGCAACCAGCCCGAGGCAGAAGATAGCAGTACGAAGGAAATGAATATACCCACAGATTCCTCTAGTGTGGCAAGCGCCCCCATTGCCTCGGAGACTGACACTACCTTACAAAAAAAACAGGAACTCACCCTTCGCGCCCTTGGAAATACATTGGACGAAATCAGGTATGATACTGATACATTGGAAGTAGAGCCTGGGGCTTTTGTAAAACTCACTTTTGTAAATGAAGGCACAGATATGCCGATGGTGCACAATGTGGTGTTCACCGAACCGGGGAAGTATAAACAGGTTGCCTTGGCTGCTGAAGAGGTTGGGGCCTCCGGCAACTATGTACCCAATTCACCTGCTGTTATTGCGTCATCTCCAATGGCACTTCCAGGGCAGACGGTGGAGTTGGAGTTTACAGCACCCCTGAAAAAGGGCTACTACAGTTTCGTGTGCACGTATCCGGACCACTGGCATAAAATGCATGGTGTGCTGGAGGTAAAATAA
- a CDS encoding L,D-transpeptidase family protein, translating to MNPFKSKYLRYGLLLPLSASLLIGCGNSEENKEGNITDGLFGKKELPQASTDSVFVKQYISKQPEFKEFNDLMFHFYGDRDYKLAWFRENELVPQTQKFLEVIDKSEQEGLDPQNYKVVDLEKMIQQYKQLEPQDSSRLALQQEIDVALTASYFNYASDFYRGRANPQLNASDAQWDVKRNKIKLHKALQTILKERESTYPYYEFEALHTGYTRLREKLQEYRELESRGGWPKVELGNRKKLEQGDTAQAVIALRKRLNPSQTFAATDPKMKTYDAQLVAQVKKFQMLNGLKEDGVVGGNTLKQLNVPVEDRIRQIMINMERWRWIPKRLVPKKLDQKYIWVNIPEYKLYIYEDPNNDPEAERQYKKTMEMRVIVGKTLNSTPIFSDKLEYVVMAPYWNVPNSIVAKEMKPKLVNNPGWLASQNMEVVTKDKTPQSVSPYSIDWANVSEDNFNYRIRQKPGPKNSLGMIKFLFPNEYAVYLHDTPADALFSQTNRDFSHGCVRVQYPVKLADYLLEGMPEWNEQTIKQTMTSGEETWVTLPKQVQVYLVYFTSWVDDNGDIHFREDIYGHDKKLENDYFG from the coding sequence ATGAACCCCTTCAAATCAAAATATCTCAGATATGGCTTATTGCTTCCTTTATCGGCATCGCTGCTGATCGGATGCGGAAACTCAGAAGAAAACAAAGAAGGCAACATCACCGACGGCCTTTTTGGTAAAAAGGAGTTGCCCCAAGCCTCTACCGACAGTGTTTTTGTAAAGCAATACATCAGCAAGCAGCCGGAATTCAAGGAATTTAACGACCTGATGTTTCACTTTTACGGAGACCGTGATTACAAACTCGCCTGGTTCCGTGAAAACGAGCTCGTACCACAGACCCAAAAGTTTCTGGAGGTAATAGATAAATCAGAACAGGAGGGGCTTGACCCGCAGAATTATAAGGTGGTTGACCTGGAGAAGATGATTCAGCAGTACAAACAGCTGGAGCCACAGGACTCTTCCCGCCTGGCGCTGCAGCAAGAAATTGATGTGGCCCTCACGGCCTCATACTTCAACTATGCCTCAGATTTTTACCGGGGCCGCGCCAATCCCCAACTCAACGCCAGTGATGCTCAGTGGGATGTGAAGCGTAACAAGATCAAGCTCCACAAGGCACTTCAAACGATACTGAAGGAGCGGGAAAGTACATATCCCTACTATGAGTTTGAGGCCCTCCATACCGGCTATACCCGCCTTCGGGAAAAGCTACAGGAATACAGGGAACTCGAGAGCAGGGGCGGCTGGCCTAAAGTGGAGCTCGGCAACCGCAAAAAGCTCGAGCAGGGCGATACTGCTCAAGCCGTTATAGCCTTAAGAAAGCGCCTGAACCCCAGCCAGACCTTTGCCGCTACCGACCCTAAAATGAAGACATATGATGCCCAGCTGGTGGCACAGGTGAAGAAATTCCAGATGCTGAATGGACTAAAGGAAGATGGCGTAGTGGGAGGGAACACCCTGAAGCAACTGAATGTGCCGGTGGAGGACCGTATCCGCCAGATCATGATCAACATGGAGCGCTGGCGCTGGATTCCGAAACGCCTGGTGCCAAAGAAGCTTGATCAGAAGTACATCTGGGTAAACATACCTGAGTACAAGCTCTATATTTACGAAGACCCCAATAATGACCCTGAGGCAGAACGCCAGTACAAAAAAACAATGGAAATGCGGGTTATTGTGGGAAAGACGCTTAACTCAACACCTATATTTAGCGACAAGCTGGAGTATGTGGTGATGGCGCCCTATTGGAATGTGCCGAACAGCATTGTGGCAAAAGAAATGAAACCCAAGTTGGTGAACAATCCCGGCTGGCTTGCAAGTCAGAACATGGAGGTAGTAACGAAAGACAAAACACCGCAGTCGGTTTCGCCTTATTCCATCGACTGGGCCAATGTTTCGGAGGATAACTTCAACTACCGGATCCGCCAGAAGCCAGGCCCGAAAAACTCACTGGGCATGATCAAGTTTTTGTTCCCTAACGAGTATGCGGTTTACCTCCACGACACTCCAGCCGATGCGCTCTTCAGCCAGACGAACCGCGACTTTAGCCATGGCTGCGTGCGGGTGCAGTATCCTGTGAAACTGGCAGACTACCTGTTGGAGGGAATGCCCGAATGGAATGAGCAGACAATAAAGCAAACCATGACATCGGGTGAAGAGACTTGGGTGACCTTACCGAAGCAGGTGCAGGTATACCTGGTATACTTTACCAGTTGGGTTGATGACAATGGGGACATCCATTTCCGGGAGGACATTTACGGGCACGACAAAAAACTTGAAAACGATTATTTCGGATAA
- a CDS encoding cyanophycinase, producing the protein MDIPKGKLIAVGGNEDKGTYPNPRSKKKYYLDFFELGILKRFLKEIPAKQPHIEVITTASMIPEEVGERYLSAFSILGVENVNLMHIKTQDDAKLSEYIQRVNACDGVMFSGGDQSRITRMFLNTQILEVMKHRYWHEPFVIAGTSAGAMAMSKRMIKGGSAPESLLRGAVKMGTGLELLDSAIIDTHFVKRGRFGRLMEAVVSYPKTIGIGLGEDTGVLITEGCKVETIGSNLVVIADGHEVKYTNINDVEKGRPVAIDHMVMHVLAKGNIFDINTRTFYASEEAYRHANLQETSS; encoded by the coding sequence GTGGATATACCAAAAGGAAAACTAATAGCAGTTGGCGGCAACGAGGACAAAGGCACTTACCCGAACCCGCGATCAAAGAAAAAATATTACCTGGATTTTTTTGAACTAGGCATCCTAAAGCGTTTCCTGAAAGAAATTCCTGCGAAACAACCCCATATAGAGGTTATCACCACGGCTTCTATGATTCCGGAGGAAGTAGGCGAGCGTTACCTAAGTGCTTTCAGCATTTTGGGTGTGGAGAACGTGAATTTAATGCATATCAAAACGCAGGACGATGCGAAGCTTTCTGAATACATTCAGCGTGTGAACGCCTGCGATGGTGTTATGTTTAGCGGGGGCGATCAGTCACGTATCACGCGCATGTTCCTGAACACTCAGATACTGGAAGTAATGAAACATCGTTATTGGCACGAACCCTTCGTTATTGCCGGTACCAGTGCCGGCGCCATGGCGATGAGCAAGCGCATGATAAAAGGAGGAAGTGCTCCGGAGTCGCTCCTGCGGGGGGCTGTGAAAATGGGTACCGGGCTTGAGTTGCTAGACAGTGCCATCATCGACACGCATTTTGTGAAGCGCGGCCGCTTCGGGCGTTTAATGGAGGCCGTGGTTTCCTATCCGAAAACTATTGGAATCGGGCTGGGCGAAGACACCGGTGTGCTGATCACAGAAGGCTGTAAGGTAGAGACCATCGGTTCAAATCTGGTGGTGATTGCCGACGGACATGAGGTAAAGTATACAAATATCAACGATGTGGAGAAAGGTCGCCCTGTTGCCATAGACCATATGGTGATGCACGTGCTCGCCAAAGGCAATATCTTTGATATCAACACCCGTACCTTCTATGCCAGTGAGGAGGCTTACCGCCACGCAAACCTACAGGAAACCAGTAGCTAA
- a CDS encoding helix-turn-helix domain-containing protein — MIERIRQLMEYKEFTSTQFADAIEIQRATMSHLLSERNKPSLDVIVKILSAFRDIDPNWLLLGEGEMKLSVASAAQQAASPAPEPGQLKQPEPQRHAGPVPVFSSTAKQVEQIVILYKDNSFVCYQPS; from the coding sequence ATGATCGAAAGAATTCGCCAGTTAATGGAATATAAGGAGTTTACCTCCACGCAATTCGCTGATGCCATCGAAATTCAAAGAGCTACCATGAGCCACCTTCTAAGCGAGCGCAACAAGCCTAGCCTGGATGTAATCGTGAAGATCTTGAGTGCCTTTAGAGACATTGATCCCAACTGGCTGCTGCTGGGCGAGGGGGAAATGAAACTCAGCGTTGCTTCCGCTGCACAGCAAGCGGCTTCGCCTGCACCAGAACCAGGACAACTAAAGCAGCCGGAGCCGCAACGCCACGCGGGGCCAGTGCCCGTTTTCTCATCAACCGCAAAGCAGGTCGAGCAAATAGTCATTCTCTACAAAGACAACAGCTTTGTATGTTACCAGCCTTCTTAA